Part of the Pedosphaera parvula Ellin514 genome is shown below.
GTGATTTGAGATACCATCAAGCAAGATATTTCGTAGCGCAATTTATTCAAAACTCTCCATGAGTGATACTGCAATTAAAGTAGAAAACCTCTCCAAACGCTATATCCTGGGATCGCGTGGAAATGCACATGATGGTCTGCGCCATCGAATCGAGGAGTTTGCCCGCAAACCCTGGCGGATGCTCGAAATCGCAGCCAGGAGAAGAAAGGCCGGGGAGGAAGAATTCTGGGCGTTGAAAAATGTTTCATTCGACATCAAGCAAGGCGAAGTGGTTGGTGTTATTGGCCGCAACGGAGCGGGAAAATCAACGCTCTTAAAAATACTAAGCCGCATTACTGAGCCGACAGAGGGCCGTATTAAAATCCGTGGCCGTGTCGCCAGTCTTTTAGAGGTTGGAACGGGGTTCCATCCGGAGCTGACAGGTCGTGAAAACATCTATTTGAATGGGGCAATTCTTGGCATGAGCCGGATGGAGATAAAAAGACGCTTTGACGAGATTGTTGCCTTTGCAGAAGTGGAAAGATTCCTGGATACTCCTGTGAAGCGTTATTCCTCTGGAATGTACGTCCGGTTGGCTTTTGCAGTAGCCGCACATTTGGAACCTGAGATATTGGTGGTGGATGAAGTGCTGGCAGTGGGGGATGCGCAGTTTCAACAAAAGTGCCTTGGTAAGATGCAGGAAGTTTCCCGCCAGCAAGGCAGGACTGTTTTATTCGTGAGCCATAACATGGCTGCTGTCCTGCAACTGACAAGAACCGGGATCGTGATGGAAAAAGGAAAGCTTCGCTTCCATGGAGACACGGAGAGAGCAGTTGAAAACTATGTAGGTGCGATGGCTTCTGATGCGTGTGTATTTTTTGATGTAGCCAAATCGCCACGCAAATATATGGGCAGCCAAGCTGCAAGATTCGTCTCTTTCCGATTCGATAAGACATCCCCCATCTTTTTCTCGAATGAACATTTTTGTTTCTATGCGAAGGTGAGAGCTTACGAAAATATTCCCCGGTTGCGTTTTAGCATAACGATTTTTACTGCGGAGGGAATTCCAGTCGGCAGTTGTTTTGGAGCTGAGGAGGGTGGTCCACGACAAGGTGAAGAAGCAGAGTTTGAAGTAACTCTGCCTTGTCCGAGGCTGGCCCCGGGACATTACTATTGCGGAGTGGCAGTGGGCAAGGGTGATCACCGAAGTGGCCATGTTGACTATGATGTAGTGCTTGAAACCTTATCCTTCGAGGTGAGTCCAGAGGAGGGTGCGGCTGGAACAATCTCAACGTGGACCAGAGGCTGGGGCTCCGTTGTATTCCCGGATCTTATACAAAAATGCATTTCATCGGGCAGGAGCGCTCATGAATAATTTTGATTATTCCATTTATTACGGGCGATTTCACAATGAAACCGAAGAACATGCGACAATTATGGCCAATTGGTTGCAAACGGTCATTGGCCCGCACCTCCCCAAAGACAAGCAGTCTTCAATCATCGATATAGGTTGTGGTTACGGATTTGCACTTCGGGCAATGCGGAATCTCGGGTATCAATCGCTACAGGGACTCGAAATGTCTCCACAACAGGCTGAACGCTGCCGCAAGGCCGGGTTTGAAGTGGCGGTTAGTGACTCAACAGTGGAGTGGTTGGGCCGGAACCGTGAGAGCTTTGCGTTCGCGGTGGTGTTAGATGTTTTGGAGCACGTGCCCGTGGAAGTGCAAATAAATTTCATGCGTGCCATTTACGAATCACTTAAACCAGGGGGCAGCGTTGTTCTGACTGTTCCCAACGCCAATGCGATTCTTAATGCACGCTGGCGCTACAACGATTACACGCATTATTCGAGTTTCACGGAACATTCTCTTTATTTTGTGCTGAAAAACGCCGGATTTAAAACCATTGACCTTGATGCGTCCAAAGGACTTGGAAAAATGCCGAAGCGCCTCTGGCGGAAGAGCAGTCGTGATGCGCTGCGCAAATGGATGGTTCGTTGGTGTTGGTTTCAGGTCTTTAAGGCGGAGCTTCCCTGGGAACGTTTGCAGGACATCAGCTTTGAACTCAATCTGAAGGCTGTGGCAACAAAAGCGTGAATTCTGTTCGTTCGTTTGATGTTTTTGATACCTGCCTTACACGGCGAAGGGCGGTGCCATCCGACGTTTTCTACACTGTTGGGCGCATTGTTTTTACCAAGCTTGGCATATTGCCGACGCGAGAAAAACTGGAGGATTTTGTCGCCAACCGAATTGAAGCTGAACGTCTCGCACGCCAACGCATAAGCAGAGAAGAGATTACCCTCGTTGAAATCTGGGAGGTGCTTCTTTCGTCACTAGGCTGGACGGATAAAGACCTCATTAAATGTGAAATTGAAGCGGAAGAACAACTACTCTTTCCCATCGCGATCATGCGCGAACAAGTATTGACTTCGCGCAAGCAGGGTATCCGGGTGGTATTTACTTCGGATACTTATCTGCCTCGGAGTTTTGTTGAGAAGTTATTGATTAACAGAGGTTTTGCCGAACCTGGGGATGGATTTTACATCTCCAGTGAAATCGGGAAAACGAAAGCTTCGGGCAATCTGTTCAAACATCTCCTGCAAGCCGAGGCTGTGAGTCCGAACAAAGTGCAGCATGTCGGTGATAATGTTCAAAGCGATTATTTGGTTGCCAAGTCGTGCGGGATTGACGCGGCTCTTTGCGACTATGCGAATGCTACACCATATGAACTGCGCCTCCTGCAATTGGAGTCATGCCGCGGCGCGGCCGCAGAGATAGTGGGAGCCGCGCGAGCCTTCCGGTTGCAGCGCCATGGGTTGGACAATATTCCGCTTAAGGAGATGGTGGGACAATTTGCAGGCCCGTTTGTAATGGGTTTTGCCGTTTGGCTGTTGAAACGTGCTCGAGAGACAGGGGTGAAGCGCCTTTATTTTCTTTCTCGCGATTGCCAATTGATTTGGAAGGCAGCTTCCGTGCTGGCTCCCGAGTTTGGGGGAATCGAGTGCAAATATCTCTACGTTTCACGTCAGGCTCTTTTCCTTCCCTCCGCAGGAGCCATTTCACCCGAGGAAATGACCTGGATGAGGAGGTTCTTTGAAGAGCCTCGTCTGGATCGGCTTTTGGCGAAGCTTGAGTTAACCTTTGACGATGTCCAAGGCAGTCTGGGGGCTATGGCCGGTGAGCAAAAAGGAGCTTACTGCCTTAAGTCTGAGTCCGATTGGGACCTTTTTTGGAATGCGCTAAATCAGGAGCCGACTAAAAAGCGAATTCTGGATCTTATCAGTACACGCCGACAGTCAGCTTTGGAATACTTCCGGACGGCGGGACTATTCGATTCTGTCTCCTGGGCCCTGGTTGACATCGGGTGGTTTTTGACCTGCCAGCACTCCTTGCGAAAGCTTCTTCTTGCCGGTGGATGGACGGGCCAGTTACAGGGTTTTTATTTGGGGCTCCAACAAGGGCGGAAAGGTCCGGCAGAGGCAGGGACCGCCGAGGCCATGTTTTATCAGCGTGCTCCTGACGTCCCACATGCGTTGCAAAATTCTGGCATTTTTTCGTGTGCCACGCTGCTTGAACATTTGATTGGATGCGCTGATCATCCAACAGTTCATCATTATGCGGCCGCAGGAAATGTGGCTCAACCGGTTTTTGGCGGAACCCTGAAAGAATCGGAAGCGAACCTGGCGGCCGAACTCCATGAATTGACTTTAAGTTTTGTTAACGAGAACCGCTCGCTGGTCTCAACTTTTTCAAACTCCACCACCTGCCGAATCCTGCTCGATGTTCTCGTATCAAATTTTGTGAAATTTCCGAGCGAGAATATGGCAAAATCGATCGCGGCACTTTCGGCGGCATTTGACCAAAACAACCTGGACTCGATGCCAATCGTGAAAGCATTTAATTTTTTTAATGCACTGACTCCGATGCTCCCGAGACGATATCCATTTCTTCGTTTTTGGAAGGAGATGGACTGCCTCTGGCCGGAGGGTTCTTTGGCGATGACCGCGCCGAATGTGCAATATGTTCTGGCAGCGAGCCAATTTGCCGCCAGAGTTCGTTCAAAAGTTTGGCGGACGATTCGACGTTAATTGCTCCGCCGGCTTTTTAGAGTCGTGGATACATCAGTCATCATCTGCACGCGCAATCGGGCTGGCTCGTTGAAGGAGACCTTGGAGTCGGTTAAGGAGTTGCGTTCGATGCTGGGACTGCAACAGGAAGTTTTGGTGGTGGACAATGGTTCCAGTGACGAGACGCAAGCTGTGGTGAAACAAACGCAGTTTGCGGAGATTAAACTCCGATATGTTTTTGAGTCGCGTCCGGGATTGGCGGTGGCGAGAAATCGGGGAGTGAAGGAGGCGCGTGGCCGGTTGTTGCTTTTTACCGATGACGATGTGCGTTTGCCGCAGAACTGGATTGAGTTGATGTGCAGTCCGATTTTGGAGGGGCGGGCAGATGCGGTTGTGGGCCGGGTTAAGCTGGCACCGGAGTTGGAGCGGGGATGGATGACGGCCACTCATCGCTCATGGCTGGCCAGCACTGAAGGCGTGGACTTTGGTAATCCTGAGAGGTTGGTTGGCGCCAATATGGCGCTCAACCGGGCGGTGTTTGAGAAGGTGCCGATGTTCGATGAGGAATTGGGGGCAGGTGCATTGGGTTCCGGGGAGGAGACACTTTTTTCGCTGCAGTTGAAAGAGGCAGGGTTTCGACTGGGAGCGGTGCCGGCCAGTGAGGTCTGGCATTTTTTTGGTGAAGAGCGTTTAAGGCGCAGGAGTTGGCTGGCGGCCTGCATGCAGCAGGGGAAATCGGGAGCTTACCTGAACCATCACTGGCGGCACGAACGGTTGGCGCGGGCGCGATATCGGCTCTATGCGAATTTGGCAAGATATTATTTTTGGCGGGTGGTGAAGTGGAAGGAATGTCGGAGGGCGGAAGGGATTCCACTGTGGGAGTTAATTCTTTTGGAGCGGGTGAACCGGCTTCAGCATTATTTTGTCGAGTGCAAGCGGCCTTACAACTATGAGGTGCGTGGTTTGGTAAAGAGCGGTGGCGCAGCAGTGGCTTCGTAAGATGGAAAAGAAGAGAGAAAACTTCGATTGTTCAGTCATTATCTGCACGCGTAACTGTGCTCCATCGCTGGAAAAAACTTTGCAAGCGATGGGAGGGGTCTGTGTTCCGGCAGGATGGCGCGCAGAATTGATCGTAGTGGATAATGCCTCCACGGACAATACGGCGAGGGTGGCGCGAAGCGCCCAGCTTAAGAATTTTGAGGTTCGGTATTTGTATGAGGAAAAGGCCGGGAAAAGCAATGCCTTGAACAGTGGAGTGGCCGCAGCTCAAGGCGAGGTCATTCTTTTTACTGATGACGATGTGATACCAGTGGTTGACTGGCTTGACAGATTGGCCACACCGCTGTTGAAGCGGAAGTGCGATGCGGTGGTGGGGCGGATTGAGCTGGCGGAAAGTTTGTTGAGGCCGTGGATGGATTCGACACACAAATTATGGTTGGCTGCGCCGGACCTGCCGCCGGATGGCGAAGTGGAGTTGATTGGCGCCAACATGGGTTTTCATCGGTCGGTGCTCAAGTCGGTGCCAAAGTATGATCCGGAGCTTGGGCCTGGAGCCAGTGGGTTTGGCGAGGAGACGGTCTTCTCGTGGCAATTGTGCGCGGCGGGTTTGCGATTGAAATCGGTTCCTGAAGCGCTGGTGGTGCATCATCCTGCGGCTTCCAGGCTGTTGCGTTCTCAGTGGCTGGCTGCAGCACATAAGCGGGGTAAATCCCTGGCCTACATGCTGCATCACTGGAAACATGGCGAAATCAGGGTGCCTGCCTTCCGTGCTGGTTTTTTGAAATTAAAGCTGTTGCTCCGACGAATGATGCAACCTCCTCCACCGCTGGACGGGGAAGGAGCCCCTTCATGGGAAATGAGCTATGTGGCTGAAATAGAAATGTGCCGGCAATTTCTGAAGGAGAGAAGACGGTCCAGAAATTATGAGAAGAAAGGGTTGGTTAAACTGAGAGTCTAGTGTGCGCGGAGAATATGGAGCCATGGATGATGCGTTGCTTGTTTGCATGGCGGTGGCGGGTTGGGAAATTTTCTAGGGTTAAATATAAATGGTGTCGCGTTTGATAAGGCTCGGGATCTCGCTGGTGGTGTTTGGGGGCGACTTTTTGGTGAGGTTAGTGGGAGGGCGGCGGGCGGGAAGCTGCGTAGTGATCAATTATCATTCGGTGCACGATGAGACGCGGGAGCGATTTGCCAGGCAGTGTGAGCTGGTGTTGAAGCTGGCGCGGCCTGTTTTCGCGGCGCGGGAGTTGAGTTTTGAGAAGGGGTCGCGTTATGTGGCAATCACTGCCGACGATGCGTTTTGCAGTTTCATCAAAAACGGTGTGCCCGAAATGGTGCAACGAAAGATACCGGTGACTTTGTTTGTGCCGACGGGTTATCTCGGACGGCGTTCGAGCTGGGATGATTATGGCGGTCCCAACCAGGTGGGTGAGGAATTGGTGACGGCCGAGGATCTGAAGCGATTGGCGGTGTGTGAGACAATTGATTTCGGTTCGCATGGTGTCAATCATCCGGACCTGGCGAAGATGACGGAAGCAGAAGCCCGGCGGGAATTGAAGGAATCGAAAGATTCGTTAATCGCTATCACGAGGCGCGAGATCAAGGGTGTGAGTTTTCCCTACGGCAGTTACGGGGACCGGGAATTGAAACTGGTTTCGGAAACTGGTTACCAGTTTTGTTTTGGATCGACGGCTGAGAGTGTGAGTTCCGCTTTGCGGGGAGGATTGATGGGCCGGGTATCGGTGCAACCGACGGATTGGGAGTTGGAATTCAAATTGAAGGTGCTGGGGGCGTATCGCTGGGTGAAATGGGCATCATCGGGCAAGCGGTCGATCTTTTCCCTCCTCAAGCGGAATTAACTGAAGATTTTTCATGGGGCAAAATGCAATGTCATACACGGTCGAAATCGACAAGGTGAGTTCTGCGGAATGGAGCGGGTTGATGGAGTTGTTTGAAGATTCCAATCCGTATCAGACGTGGAGCTACGGAGCCATTCGGTGGGGCGAAGAGAACTTGAGTCACCTGGTTTTGCGAAAAGGGGATAGCTCGGTGATGGCAATGGCGCAGTTGCGGATTATTCGTCCCAAGCTGGTTGGGGGCGGGGTGGCGTATTTGCGTTGGGGGCCGATTTGCCATTTGCGCGGGGCCACGTTGGATTTACAAACCGTGAAGCTGGTGATGAAAGAGCTGCACGAAGAGTACGTGCGGAAACGGAAGTTGTTTTTGC
Proteins encoded:
- a CDS encoding glycosyltransferase, yielding MEKKRENFDCSVIICTRNCAPSLEKTLQAMGGVCVPAGWRAELIVVDNASTDNTARVARSAQLKNFEVRYLYEEKAGKSNALNSGVAAAQGEVILFTDDDVIPVVDWLDRLATPLLKRKCDAVVGRIELAESLLRPWMDSTHKLWLAAPDLPPDGEVELIGANMGFHRSVLKSVPKYDPELGPGASGFGEETVFSWQLCAAGLRLKSVPEALVVHHPAASRLLRSQWLAAAHKRGKSLAYMLHHWKHGEIRVPAFRAGFLKLKLLLRRMMQPPPPLDGEGAPSWEMSYVAEIEMCRQFLKERRRSRNYEKKGLVKLRV
- a CDS encoding class I SAM-dependent methyltransferase translates to MNNFDYSIYYGRFHNETEEHATIMANWLQTVIGPHLPKDKQSSIIDIGCGYGFALRAMRNLGYQSLQGLEMSPQQAERCRKAGFEVAVSDSTVEWLGRNRESFAFAVVLDVLEHVPVEVQINFMRAIYESLKPGGSVVLTVPNANAILNARWRYNDYTHYSSFTEHSLYFVLKNAGFKTIDLDASKGLGKMPKRLWRKSSRDALRKWMVRWCWFQVFKAELPWERLQDISFELNLKAVATKA
- a CDS encoding HAD family hydrolase, which codes for MNSVRSFDVFDTCLTRRRAVPSDVFYTVGRIVFTKLGILPTREKLEDFVANRIEAERLARQRISREEITLVEIWEVLLSSLGWTDKDLIKCEIEAEEQLLFPIAIMREQVLTSRKQGIRVVFTSDTYLPRSFVEKLLINRGFAEPGDGFYISSEIGKTKASGNLFKHLLQAEAVSPNKVQHVGDNVQSDYLVAKSCGIDAALCDYANATPYELRLLQLESCRGAAAEIVGAARAFRLQRHGLDNIPLKEMVGQFAGPFVMGFAVWLLKRARETGVKRLYFLSRDCQLIWKAASVLAPEFGGIECKYLYVSRQALFLPSAGAISPEEMTWMRRFFEEPRLDRLLAKLELTFDDVQGSLGAMAGEQKGAYCLKSESDWDLFWNALNQEPTKKRILDLISTRRQSALEYFRTAGLFDSVSWALVDIGWFLTCQHSLRKLLLAGGWTGQLQGFYLGLQQGRKGPAEAGTAEAMFYQRAPDVPHALQNSGIFSCATLLEHLIGCADHPTVHHYAAAGNVAQPVFGGTLKESEANLAAELHELTLSFVNENRSLVSTFSNSTTCRILLDVLVSNFVKFPSENMAKSIAALSAAFDQNNLDSMPIVKAFNFFNALTPMLPRRYPFLRFWKEMDCLWPEGSLAMTAPNVQYVLAASQFAARVRSKVWRTIRR
- a CDS encoding polysaccharide deacetylase family protein, whose product is MVSRLIRLGISLVVFGGDFLVRLVGGRRAGSCVVINYHSVHDETRERFARQCELVLKLARPVFAARELSFEKGSRYVAITADDAFCSFIKNGVPEMVQRKIPVTLFVPTGYLGRRSSWDDYGGPNQVGEELVTAEDLKRLAVCETIDFGSHGVNHPDLAKMTEAEARRELKESKDSLIAITRREIKGVSFPYGSYGDRELKLVSETGYQFCFGSTAESVSSALRGGLMGRVSVQPTDWELEFKLKVLGAYRWVKWASSGKRSIFSLLKRN
- a CDS encoding glycosyltransferase family 2 protein: MDTSVIICTRNRAGSLKETLESVKELRSMLGLQQEVLVVDNGSSDETQAVVKQTQFAEIKLRYVFESRPGLAVARNRGVKEARGRLLLFTDDDVRLPQNWIELMCSPILEGRADAVVGRVKLAPELERGWMTATHRSWLASTEGVDFGNPERLVGANMALNRAVFEKVPMFDEELGAGALGSGEETLFSLQLKEAGFRLGAVPASEVWHFFGEERLRRRSWLAACMQQGKSGAYLNHHWRHERLARARYRLYANLARYYFWRVVKWKECRRAEGIPLWELILLERVNRLQHYFVECKRPYNYEVRGLVKSGGAAVAS
- a CDS encoding ABC transporter ATP-binding protein; translation: MSDTAIKVENLSKRYILGSRGNAHDGLRHRIEEFARKPWRMLEIAARRRKAGEEEFWALKNVSFDIKQGEVVGVIGRNGAGKSTLLKILSRITEPTEGRIKIRGRVASLLEVGTGFHPELTGRENIYLNGAILGMSRMEIKRRFDEIVAFAEVERFLDTPVKRYSSGMYVRLAFAVAAHLEPEILVVDEVLAVGDAQFQQKCLGKMQEVSRQQGRTVLFVSHNMAAVLQLTRTGIVMEKGKLRFHGDTERAVENYVGAMASDACVFFDVAKSPRKYMGSQAARFVSFRFDKTSPIFFSNEHFCFYAKVRAYENIPRLRFSITIFTAEGIPVGSCFGAEEGGPRQGEEAEFEVTLPCPRLAPGHYYCGVAVGKGDHRSGHVDYDVVLETLSFEVSPEEGAAGTISTWTRGWGSVVFPDLIQKCISSGRSAHE